The following are encoded in a window of Phocoena phocoena chromosome 2, mPhoPho1.1, whole genome shotgun sequence genomic DNA:
- the LOC136118798 gene encoding small ubiquitin-related modifier 2-like, with protein sequence MADEKPKEGVKTENNDHINLKVAGQEGSVVQFKIKSHTPLSKLLKAYCERQDTPAQLEMEAEDTIGVFQQQTGGVY encoded by the exons ATGGCTGATGAAAAGCCCAAGGAAGGAGTCAAGACTGAGAACAATGATCATATTAATTTGAAGGTGGCGGGGCAGGAGGGTTCTGTGGTGCAGTTTAAGATTAAGAGTCATACACCACTTAGTAAACTATTGAAAGCCTATTGTGAACGACAGG ACACACCTGCACAGTTGGAAATGGAGGCTGAAGATACAATTGGTGTGTTCCAGCAGCAGACAGGAGGTGTCTACTAA